A stretch of Malus sylvestris chromosome 11, drMalSylv7.2, whole genome shotgun sequence DNA encodes these proteins:
- the LOC126591495 gene encoding uncharacterized protein LOC126591495 isoform X1, translating into MLCSDMVSSLVRLQWMLCLFGCWEFRGHENGLKEMRTMSRPVLLVFLLLILIITSQFEWKQQLVPDLDTTPSISEKQNQNSNREEVVKEKIILLQEKNIQRLNELVRSLREQLVQCRSKNVTKNQTVSFVTEHGTELERHQIFND; encoded by the exons ATGCTTTGCTCCGACAtggtttcttcacttgtaaggcTTCAATGGATGTTgtgtttgtttggttgctgggaATTTCGGGGACATGAAAATG GTCTAAAAGAAATGCGAACGATGTCAAGACCAGTGCTGCTTGTTTTTCTGCTTCTTATTCTCATAATCACTTCTCAGTTTGAATGGAAGCAACAACTTGTTCCTGATCTTGACACAACTCCAAGCATTTCCGAAAAGCAGAATCAAAACTCGAATAGGGAAGAAGTTGTAAAAGAGAAG ATCATATTATTGCAAGAAAAGAACATTCAGAGACTTAATGAGCTTGTTCGTAGTCTTCGGGAACAGTTGGTACAGTGTAGGAGCAAGAATGTGACAAAAAATCAAACTGTAAGCTTCGTAACGGAACATGGAACGGAACTTGAACGACATCAGATATTCAATGACTAG
- the LOC126591495 gene encoding uncharacterized protein LOC126591495 isoform X2 produces MRTMSRPVLLVFLLLILIITSQFEWKQQLVPDLDTTPSISEKQNQNSNREEVVKEKIILLQEKNIQRLNELVRSLREQLVQCRSKNVTKNQTVSFVTEHGTELERHQIFND; encoded by the exons ATGCGAACGATGTCAAGACCAGTGCTGCTTGTTTTTCTGCTTCTTATTCTCATAATCACTTCTCAGTTTGAATGGAAGCAACAACTTGTTCCTGATCTTGACACAACTCCAAGCATTTCCGAAAAGCAGAATCAAAACTCGAATAGGGAAGAAGTTGTAAAAGAGAAG ATCATATTATTGCAAGAAAAGAACATTCAGAGACTTAATGAGCTTGTTCGTAGTCTTCGGGAACAGTTGGTACAGTGTAGGAGCAAGAATGTGACAAAAAATCAAACTGTAAGCTTCGTAACGGAACATGGAACGGAACTTGAACGACATCAGATATTCAATGACTAG